The following are from one region of the Dreissena polymorpha isolate Duluth1 chromosome 2, UMN_Dpol_1.0, whole genome shotgun sequence genome:
- the LOC127869453 gene encoding mucin-17-like isoform X4: MLDAEVIKLLNDGILAPLSDWQIKEYKQIVNDIITNETVAQPKGPVEGFKSPTDILLVNDKPPPARYGSTEANALVVNISTPHVSQASARVYSTKTEKNMDTSQDLFFTNNKSIHGIINTKIKNTDVGINSLQQTDSTGMIYTNISKSRGSIDGEVHNSNPDLNPFDSKIEFSNVTKHKTIVEASVSKTYNLTETASLVTSENRDAVKQQMALMSVSPTKLKQNDVSKDGIRFNTSDSYIQSSGESIPANLQLNSNYRQPSRLTNDINKTETKILENEANMNISRSTLAQSTLGNRVGHPSKLYTYTSDSSYASTSPIASDDSSLIHNSSLPPSLDSLSFLTTGSLDALNTTERLLLQQSTTISDLSRIILKLFPSASRFQPVLYNIAFRIAKRNLESNNSSAKKLPDADLPQLSFNKKEAVQNTSTDFIITQSNTQISEINNMYPVTIPVRSEFISQNPDAEFIDSQPASSSDTTVYLDTGTSQVQRFSGAPNDRFSRLQRNGIPSPQLSKSDISASVSSGTLPTRGGSKRFTRPSDMSAGVSNTPTVIDIPKSTFDANERRSALFRLTSGKNFVRPNATIGTVDLRMPVENNDSASAYIKEEMAIPAQTSTRKTQTGLETVEQIKIRLRQGPTIVHPNLKEKITISDKMSTTYNSSQKTSSSGLTDIPSQVSTRKTQSGLESADLGQIHLKQSSTNVQPYMNEKSTIGDDMLTTYNGAHKTSNTGRTEEIFSTYNDAHKTSNTGRTEEMLTRYNDAHKTSNTGGKEEMLTTYNDAHKASNTGRINGSTESEITGGELVILNEQTRLTPIPSKTLSLLALGSVHSPILNGFLPNIDTELGGVYIPLLKATASDNAYLEPPKSDGNGHFNPFVPKQTNIDNQSGPKTLILENGGLVEPALVLSKLLANQSLAENSTVIIKNNETSVNVIDSLDAIQTETNNTTIPSMNTLEAYQNTTNGIRSRLDATDTNLDALALLNMQSPPSGPISSEMIQYERMLILKTLAGLVKTMSMLQTHIMDLKQPQSPSSVSAIYSQQTQTTAPISAIRSQQIQTFGRGSSQSVEHSVIPSMSVATSDIDGTSNGLQDATSYERNVDLAFETPPIAGLIPTTSMPTPTSKPIPARPDTGKPPRMSATLRQPSAPPRPQTTMAPTTLPEFFDQTTAGFDLETYMTASPSPVAIVTDPVTTMAPTSTTDRWDTVLSFVRSYVRAVNKLPDTPTPAPPPSGEKASPTTKMQQLEDLLKGISANDLQNLVEVIKTKAGKSAPATQETAPPPVPVKPVPEQTTREQQPRDQQPSDQQPRDQQLRERGPPRDMGPRDQDFPPQRRGPGFIPPPPGSGNQGPPREAQRDPGPQDFNQGPPSDHMSPPQGMDGPMDNRGPPPWARGNGINGPMGGQMGGPMGGQMGGPMGGPMGGPMGMNGGMGGPGGPPMDMNNPQIARLIRVLQKQVLSGGGRPGASASAAAGGEAPEQPEGPAGGMNPMMMAMLMNGGGGGGGGGMDMSSLFGGGGNPMAAMLGGSGGGLSALLGGGGGETPNFMSGMSGMSGMGGMGNLAGLLGGGGSGEGMAGMGGMNMAAMMSQMMGGNSASQPSSGAANNQLALMKALQGLQSGSASPAEGGSAQSMLAALLGRPNATGSEVLAALLGRPGGTGSQDFLTPGASGRMNPFGGMFGQMNA, encoded by the exons ATGTTAGACGCTGAAGTGATCAAACTCTTAAACGACGGTATCCTAGCTCCGCTAAGTGATTGGCAAATTAAAGAATATAAACAGATTGTTAATGACATTATTACGAATGAAACAGTTGCACAGCCTAAAGGACCAGTGGAAGGCTTTAAATCGCCAACCGATATTCTTCTAGTAAACGACAAGCCACCACCTGCACGATATGGATCTACTGAAGCAAACGCTCTCGTTGTTAACATATCAACGCCGCATGTTAGTCAAGCAAGTGCGCGAGTTTATTCCACAAAGACTGAAAAAAATATGGATACGAGTCAAGATTTATTTTTCACCAACAATAAGTCTATTCACGGAATCATCAACACTAAGATTAAAAATACCGATGTTGGTATCAACAGCCTGCAACAAACAGATTCTACAGGAATGATCTATACAAACATTAGTAAGAGCCGAGGAAGCATTGATGGAGAAGTCCATAACAGTAATCCCGATTTAAATCCATTTGATAGTAAAATTGAATTCTCAAATGTTACCAAACATAAAACGATCGTTGAAGCATCCGTTTCTAAAACTTACAATTTGACAGAGACGGCATCACTCGTAACATCTGAGAATCGAGACGCCGTGAAACAGCAAATGGCTCTGATGTCTGTATCTCCcaccaaattaaaacaaaatgacgtTTCAAAAGATGGCATTCGTTTCAACACTAGTGATAGCTACATCCAATCGTCAGGTGAAAGCATACCGGCTAATTTGCAGCTTAATTCTAATTATAGACAACCTTCTCGGTTAACAAATGACATCAACAAGACTGAAACCAAAATACTAGAGAATGAAGCGAATATGAACATTTCCCGTAGTACTCTGGCGCAAAGCACATTAGGAAACCGCGTTGGTCATCCGTCCAAATTGTACACATACACATCTGATTCAAGTTACGCTTCCACGTCACCTATTGCATCTGATGACTCATCCCTTATTCACAACAGTTCACTGCCGCCTTCATTAGATTCCTTGTCATTTTTAACAACCGGTTCTCTTGACGCTTTGAACACTACCGAGCGTTTACTCCTGCAACAGAGCACTACTATTTCAGATCTCTCACGTATAATTCTCAAACTTTTCCCTTCTGCAAGTCGATTCCAGCCCGTTCTGTACAATATAGCATTTAGAATAGCAAAACGAAATTTAGAATCAAATAATAGCTCAGCTAAAAAACTACCTGATGCAGATCTGCCACAATTAAGTTTTAACAAAAAAGAAGCAGTACAAAACACAAGTACAGATTTCATTATCACTCAAAGCAACACGCAAATATcagaaataaataatatgtacCCTGTGACTATTCCTGTACGTTCAGAATTTATTTCCCAAAACCCAGATGCAGAGTTTATTGATTCGCAACCAGCCTCGTCTTCTGACACAACTGTGTATTTAGACACCGGAACTTCCCAAGTGCAGCGCTTTTCAGGCGCTCCCAATGATAGGTTTTCTAGATTACAACGCAACGGAATACCGAGTCCTCAACTATCAAAAAGTGATATATCAGCATCTGTATCGTCTGGGACTCTTCCAACAAGAGGTGGATCAAAACGCTTCACGAGGCCTAGTGATATGTCAGCGGGTGTTTCGAACACACCGACCGTCATCGACATTCCCAAATCGACTTTTGATGCTAATGAAAGACGTTCTGCTTTATTTAGATTAACTAGCGGAAAGAATTTTGTAAGACCCAATGCTACAATCGGCACAGTAGATCTACGGATGCCTGTTGAAAACAATGATTCTGCATCAGCATATATTAAGGAAGAAATGGCAATACCTGCGCAAACAAGCACACGAAAAACACAAACTGGTTTAGAGACTGTCGAACAGATCAAAATTCGTCTAAGACAAGGCCCGACAATTGTACATCCAAACTTGAAGGAAAAAATCACAATAAGTGACAAAATGTCAACAACGTATAACAGTTCTCAGAAAACATCATCTTCAGGTCTCACGGATATACCCTCGCAAGTTAGCACACGTAAAACACAATCTGGTTTAGAGTCTGCTGACCTGGGccaaattcatttaaaacaaagctCTACCAATGTTCAACCATATATGAATGAGAAAAGCACAATAGGTGATGACATGTTAACAACGTATAATGGTGCCCATAAAACTTCAAATACAGGACGCACAGAAGAAATATTTTCAACGTATAATGATGCccataaaacatcaaatacagGACGCACGGAAGAAATGTTAACAAGGTATAATGATGCCCATAAAACCTCAAATACAGGAGGCAAGGAAGAAATGTTAACAACGTATAACGATGCCCATAAAGCCTCAAATACAGGACGTATAAATGGTTCGACTGAATCTGAAATAACAGGTGGTGAACTCgttattttaaatgaacaaactcGTTTGACTCCGATCCCGTCAAAGACGTTAAGCCTGTTAGCTTTAGGGAGCGTTCATTCGCCTATTCTAAACGGATTTCTACCTAATATTGATACTGAGTTGGGTGGTGTATACATTCCGCTTCTAAAAGCAACTGCTTCCGACAATGCATATTTGGAGCCGCCAAAGTCGGATGGAAACGGGCATTTCAATCCGTTTGTTCCTAAGCAAACAAACATTGATAATCAGTCAGGGCCAAAAACTTTAATCTTAGAAAACGGCGGTCTGGTTGAGCCTGCTTTGGTCTTATCGAAACTATTAGCTAACCAGTCATTAGCTGAAAATAGTACCGTTATCATTAAAAACAACGAAACAAGTGTAAATGTCATTGACAGTCTTGATGCCATTCAAACGGAGACTAACAATACAACGATTCCGTCTATGAATACATTGGAAGCTTATCAAAACACTACAAATGGAATACGGAGTCGATTGGACGCTACTGATACAAATCTAGACGCGCTGGCGCTTCTTAATATGCAGTCTCCACCCAGCGGTCCTATCTCCTCTGAGATGATCCAGTACGAGagaatgttgattctaaagacgCTTGCGGGGCTCGTTAAAACAATGAGCATGCTACAGACGCACATAATGGATTTAAAACAACCTCAATCACCTTCGTCAGTGTCGGCAATCTACTCTCAACAAACGCAGACAACCGCTCCCATATCGGCCATTCGGTCGCAGCAGATTCAAACATTCGGTAGAGGTTCTTCACAGTCGGTCGAACATTCCGTCATACCTTCGATGTCGGTTGCCACATCGGACATAGACGGAACTTCGAATGGTTTGCAAGATGCCACATCATATGAAAGAAACGTCGATCTGGCATTCGAAACGCCACCTATAGCAGGCCTCATTCCTACCACTTCAATGCCAACACCAACATCTAAACCAATACCCGCACGGCCGGATACAGGGAAACCGCCTCGAATGTCAGCTACACTCCGACAACCATCAGCGCCACCACGTCCGCAAACAACAATGGCGCCTACAACTTTACCAGAGTTTTTCGATCAGACCACTGCTGGCTTCGACCTCGAGACATACATGACAGCTTCACCGTCTCCCGTCGCTATTGTAACTGACCCCGTGACAACCATGGCGCCGACATCAACAACAGACCGATGGGACACTGTCTTGTCGTTTGTACGTTCGTACGTACGAG CGGTCAACAAACTACCGGACACGCCCACCCCTGCCCCACCCCCTAGCGGAGAAAAGGCCAGCCCGACGACGAAGATGCAACAACTTGAGGACCTGCTCA AGGGCATTTCGGCCAACGACTTGCAAAACCTAGTTG AGGTTATAAAGACGAAAGCAGGAAAGTCCGCGCCCGCCACTCAAGAGACGGCCCCGCCTCCTGTTCCTGTAAAGCCCGTCCCCGAGCAGACAACACGTGAACAACAACCACGTGACCAACAACCAAGTGACCAACAACCACGTGACCAACAATTACGTGAAAGGGGTCCACCACGTGACATGGgacctcgtgaccaagatttCCCACCACAACGTCGCGGACCGGGTTTTATCCCTCCACCTCCAG GCTCAGGCAATCAGGGACCCCCGAGAGAGGCGCAACGAGATCCGGGCCCCCAGGACTTCAACCAGGGACCCCCTTCCGACCATATGAGCCCACCTCAGGGGATGGACGGACCCATGGACAACAGGGGCCCACCCCCGTGGGCGCGTGGTAACGGCATAAACGGACCTATGGGCGGACAGATGGGAGGACCTATGGGCGGACAGATGGGTGGACCGATGGGCGGGCCTATGGGCGGACCGATGGGAATGAATGGAG GTATGGGAGGTCCCGGAGGCCCGCCGATGGATATGAACAATCCGCAGATTGCACGTCTTATCCGAG TTCTTCAAAAACAAG TGCTGAGTGGCGGGGGACGTCCAGGCGCGAGCGCGAGCGCGGCGGCAGGCGGTGAGGCACCGGAACAGCCGGAGGGAC CTGCTGGCGGTATGAACCCGATGATGATGGCAATGCTGATGAACGGTGGAGGCGGCGGTGGCGGTGGAGGCATGGACATGTCATCTCTTTTTG GAGGAGGCGGCAATC
- the LOC127869453 gene encoding mucin-17-like isoform X20: MLDAEVIKLLNDGILAPLSDWQIKEYKQIVNDIITNETVAQPKGPVEGFKSPTDILLVNDKPPPARYGSTEANALVVNISTPHVSQASARVYSTKTEKNMDTSQDLFFTNNKSIHGIINTKIKNTDVGINSLQQTDSTGMIYTNISKSRGSIDGEVHNSNPDLNPFDSKIEFSNVTKHKTIVEASVSKTYNLTETASLVTSENRDAVKQQMALMSVSPTKLKQNDVSKDGIRFNTSDSYIQSSGESIPANLQLNSNYRQPSRLTNDINKTETKILENEANMNISRSTLAQSTLGNRVGHPSKLYTYTSDSSYASTSPIASDDSSLIHNSSLPPSLDSLSFLTTGSLDALNTTERLLLQQSTTISDLSRIILKLFPSASRFQPVLYNIAFRIAKRNLESNNSSAKKLPDADLPQLSFNKKEAVQNTSTDFIITQSNTQISEINNMYPVTIPVRSEFISQNPDAEFIDSQPASSSDTTVYLDTGTSQVQRFSGAPNDRFSRLQRNGIPSPQLSKSDISASVSSGTLPTRGGSKRFTRPSDMSAGVSNTPTVIDIPKSTFDANERRSALFRLTSGKNFVRPNATIGTVDLRMPVENNDSASAYIKEEMAIPAQTSTRKTQTGLETVEQIKIRLRQGPTIVHPNLKEKITISDKMSTTYNSSQKTSSSGLTDIPSQVSTRKTQSGLESADLGQIHLKQSSTNVQPYMNEKSTIGDDMLTTYNGAHKTSNTGRTEEIFSTYNDAHKTSNTGRTEEMLTRYNDAHKTSNTGGKEEMLTTYNDAHKASNTGRINGSTESEITGGELVILNEQTRLTPIPSKTLSLLALGSVHSPILNGFLPNIDTELGGVYIPLLKATASDNAYLEPPKSDGNGHFNPFVPKQTNIDNQSGPKTLILENGGLVEPALVLSKLLANQSLAENSTVIIKNNETSVNVIDSLDAIQTETNNTTIPSMNTLEAYQNTTNGIRSRLDATDTNLDALALLNMQSPPSGPISSEMIQYERMLILKTLAGLVKTMSMLQTHIMDLKQPQSPSSVSAIYSQQTQTTAPISAIRSQQIQTFGRGSSQSVEHSVIPSMSVATSDIDGTSNGLQDATSYERNVDLAFETPPIAGLIPTTSMPTPTSKPIPARPDTGKPPRMSATLRQPSAPPRPQTTMAPTTLPEFFDQTTAGFDLETYMTASPSPVAIVTDPVTTMAPTSTTDRWDTVLSFVRSYVRAVNKLPDTPTPAPPPSGEKASPTTKMQQLEDLLKGISANDLQNLVEVIKTKAGKSAPATQETAPPPVPVKPVPEQTTREQQPRDQQPSDQQPRDQQLRERGPPRDMGPRDQDFPPQRRGPGFIPPPPGSGNQGPPREAQRDPGPQDFNQGPPSDHMSPPQGMDGPMDNRGPPPWARGNGINGPMGGQMGGPMGGQMGGPMGGPMGGPMGMNGGMGGPGGPPMDMNNPQIARLIRVLQKQVLSGGGRPGASASAAAGGEAPEQPEGPAGGMNPMMMAMLMNGGGGGGGGGMDMSSLFGGGGNPMAAMLGGSGGGLSALLGGGGGETPNFMSGMSGMSGMGGMGNLAGLLGGGGSGEGMAGMGGMNMAAMMSQMMGGNSASQPSSGAANNQLALMKALQGLQSGSASPAEGGSAQSNFLTPGASGRMNPFGGMFGQMNA; encoded by the exons ATGTTAGACGCTGAAGTGATCAAACTCTTAAACGACGGTATCCTAGCTCCGCTAAGTGATTGGCAAATTAAAGAATATAAACAGATTGTTAATGACATTATTACGAATGAAACAGTTGCACAGCCTAAAGGACCAGTGGAAGGCTTTAAATCGCCAACCGATATTCTTCTAGTAAACGACAAGCCACCACCTGCACGATATGGATCTACTGAAGCAAACGCTCTCGTTGTTAACATATCAACGCCGCATGTTAGTCAAGCAAGTGCGCGAGTTTATTCCACAAAGACTGAAAAAAATATGGATACGAGTCAAGATTTATTTTTCACCAACAATAAGTCTATTCACGGAATCATCAACACTAAGATTAAAAATACCGATGTTGGTATCAACAGCCTGCAACAAACAGATTCTACAGGAATGATCTATACAAACATTAGTAAGAGCCGAGGAAGCATTGATGGAGAAGTCCATAACAGTAATCCCGATTTAAATCCATTTGATAGTAAAATTGAATTCTCAAATGTTACCAAACATAAAACGATCGTTGAAGCATCCGTTTCTAAAACTTACAATTTGACAGAGACGGCATCACTCGTAACATCTGAGAATCGAGACGCCGTGAAACAGCAAATGGCTCTGATGTCTGTATCTCCcaccaaattaaaacaaaatgacgtTTCAAAAGATGGCATTCGTTTCAACACTAGTGATAGCTACATCCAATCGTCAGGTGAAAGCATACCGGCTAATTTGCAGCTTAATTCTAATTATAGACAACCTTCTCGGTTAACAAATGACATCAACAAGACTGAAACCAAAATACTAGAGAATGAAGCGAATATGAACATTTCCCGTAGTACTCTGGCGCAAAGCACATTAGGAAACCGCGTTGGTCATCCGTCCAAATTGTACACATACACATCTGATTCAAGTTACGCTTCCACGTCACCTATTGCATCTGATGACTCATCCCTTATTCACAACAGTTCACTGCCGCCTTCATTAGATTCCTTGTCATTTTTAACAACCGGTTCTCTTGACGCTTTGAACACTACCGAGCGTTTACTCCTGCAACAGAGCACTACTATTTCAGATCTCTCACGTATAATTCTCAAACTTTTCCCTTCTGCAAGTCGATTCCAGCCCGTTCTGTACAATATAGCATTTAGAATAGCAAAACGAAATTTAGAATCAAATAATAGCTCAGCTAAAAAACTACCTGATGCAGATCTGCCACAATTAAGTTTTAACAAAAAAGAAGCAGTACAAAACACAAGTACAGATTTCATTATCACTCAAAGCAACACGCAAATATcagaaataaataatatgtacCCTGTGACTATTCCTGTACGTTCAGAATTTATTTCCCAAAACCCAGATGCAGAGTTTATTGATTCGCAACCAGCCTCGTCTTCTGACACAACTGTGTATTTAGACACCGGAACTTCCCAAGTGCAGCGCTTTTCAGGCGCTCCCAATGATAGGTTTTCTAGATTACAACGCAACGGAATACCGAGTCCTCAACTATCAAAAAGTGATATATCAGCATCTGTATCGTCTGGGACTCTTCCAACAAGAGGTGGATCAAAACGCTTCACGAGGCCTAGTGATATGTCAGCGGGTGTTTCGAACACACCGACCGTCATCGACATTCCCAAATCGACTTTTGATGCTAATGAAAGACGTTCTGCTTTATTTAGATTAACTAGCGGAAAGAATTTTGTAAGACCCAATGCTACAATCGGCACAGTAGATCTACGGATGCCTGTTGAAAACAATGATTCTGCATCAGCATATATTAAGGAAGAAATGGCAATACCTGCGCAAACAAGCACACGAAAAACACAAACTGGTTTAGAGACTGTCGAACAGATCAAAATTCGTCTAAGACAAGGCCCGACAATTGTACATCCAAACTTGAAGGAAAAAATCACAATAAGTGACAAAATGTCAACAACGTATAACAGTTCTCAGAAAACATCATCTTCAGGTCTCACGGATATACCCTCGCAAGTTAGCACACGTAAAACACAATCTGGTTTAGAGTCTGCTGACCTGGGccaaattcatttaaaacaaagctCTACCAATGTTCAACCATATATGAATGAGAAAAGCACAATAGGTGATGACATGTTAACAACGTATAATGGTGCCCATAAAACTTCAAATACAGGACGCACAGAAGAAATATTTTCAACGTATAATGATGCccataaaacatcaaatacagGACGCACGGAAGAAATGTTAACAAGGTATAATGATGCCCATAAAACCTCAAATACAGGAGGCAAGGAAGAAATGTTAACAACGTATAACGATGCCCATAAAGCCTCAAATACAGGACGTATAAATGGTTCGACTGAATCTGAAATAACAGGTGGTGAACTCgttattttaaatgaacaaactcGTTTGACTCCGATCCCGTCAAAGACGTTAAGCCTGTTAGCTTTAGGGAGCGTTCATTCGCCTATTCTAAACGGATTTCTACCTAATATTGATACTGAGTTGGGTGGTGTATACATTCCGCTTCTAAAAGCAACTGCTTCCGACAATGCATATTTGGAGCCGCCAAAGTCGGATGGAAACGGGCATTTCAATCCGTTTGTTCCTAAGCAAACAAACATTGATAATCAGTCAGGGCCAAAAACTTTAATCTTAGAAAACGGCGGTCTGGTTGAGCCTGCTTTGGTCTTATCGAAACTATTAGCTAACCAGTCATTAGCTGAAAATAGTACCGTTATCATTAAAAACAACGAAACAAGTGTAAATGTCATTGACAGTCTTGATGCCATTCAAACGGAGACTAACAATACAACGATTCCGTCTATGAATACATTGGAAGCTTATCAAAACACTACAAATGGAATACGGAGTCGATTGGACGCTACTGATACAAATCTAGACGCGCTGGCGCTTCTTAATATGCAGTCTCCACCCAGCGGTCCTATCTCCTCTGAGATGATCCAGTACGAGagaatgttgattctaaagacgCTTGCGGGGCTCGTTAAAACAATGAGCATGCTACAGACGCACATAATGGATTTAAAACAACCTCAATCACCTTCGTCAGTGTCGGCAATCTACTCTCAACAAACGCAGACAACCGCTCCCATATCGGCCATTCGGTCGCAGCAGATTCAAACATTCGGTAGAGGTTCTTCACAGTCGGTCGAACATTCCGTCATACCTTCGATGTCGGTTGCCACATCGGACATAGACGGAACTTCGAATGGTTTGCAAGATGCCACATCATATGAAAGAAACGTCGATCTGGCATTCGAAACGCCACCTATAGCAGGCCTCATTCCTACCACTTCAATGCCAACACCAACATCTAAACCAATACCCGCACGGCCGGATACAGGGAAACCGCCTCGAATGTCAGCTACACTCCGACAACCATCAGCGCCACCACGTCCGCAAACAACAATGGCGCCTACAACTTTACCAGAGTTTTTCGATCAGACCACTGCTGGCTTCGACCTCGAGACATACATGACAGCTTCACCGTCTCCCGTCGCTATTGTAACTGACCCCGTGACAACCATGGCGCCGACATCAACAACAGACCGATGGGACACTGTCTTGTCGTTTGTACGTTCGTACGTACGAG CGGTCAACAAACTACCGGACACGCCCACCCCTGCCCCACCCCCTAGCGGAGAAAAGGCCAGCCCGACGACGAAGATGCAACAACTTGAGGACCTGCTCA AGGGCATTTCGGCCAACGACTTGCAAAACCTAGTTG AGGTTATAAAGACGAAAGCAGGAAAGTCCGCGCCCGCCACTCAAGAGACGGCCCCGCCTCCTGTTCCTGTAAAGCCCGTCCCCGAGCAGACAACACGTGAACAACAACCACGTGACCAACAACCAAGTGACCAACAACCACGTGACCAACAATTACGTGAAAGGGGTCCACCACGTGACATGGgacctcgtgaccaagatttCCCACCACAACGTCGCGGACCGGGTTTTATCCCTCCACCTCCAG GCTCAGGCAATCAGGGACCCCCGAGAGAGGCGCAACGAGATCCGGGCCCCCAGGACTTCAACCAGGGACCCCCTTCCGACCATATGAGCCCACCTCAGGGGATGGACGGACCCATGGACAACAGGGGCCCACCCCCGTGGGCGCGTGGTAACGGCATAAACGGACCTATGGGCGGACAGATGGGAGGACCTATGGGCGGACAGATGGGTGGACCGATGGGCGGGCCTATGGGCGGACCGATGGGAATGAATGGAG GTATGGGAGGTCCCGGAGGCCCGCCGATGGATATGAACAATCCGCAGATTGCACGTCTTATCCGAG TTCTTCAAAAACAAG TGCTGAGTGGCGGGGGACGTCCAGGCGCGAGCGCGAGCGCGGCGGCAGGCGGTGAGGCACCGGAACAGCCGGAGGGAC CTGCTGGCGGTATGAACCCGATGATGATGGCAATGCTGATGAACGGTGGAGGCGGCGGTGGCGGTGGAGGCATGGACATGTCATCTCTTTTTG GAGGAGGCGGCAATC